Proteins encoded in a region of the Enterococcus gilvus ATCC BAA-350 genome:
- a CDS encoding CoA-binding protein: MTFQNPSQEKIFQYLDEAKVIAVVGLSDKPEKTSYQIADVLKSHGYKLYGINPKLAGKIINEIPVVENLSAVPETIDIVDVFRRSEFLPDVAKDFLTADAKVFWAQLGLSSDEAARILQEKGFTDIVMDRCIKIELNKKA, from the coding sequence ATGACGTTTCAGAATCCTAGTCAAGAAAAAATCTTTCAGTATCTAGATGAAGCGAAAGTGATCGCAGTAGTTGGTTTGAGTGATAAACCTGAAAAAACCAGTTATCAAATCGCAGATGTTTTAAAATCGCATGGGTATAAATTATACGGCATTAATCCTAAACTGGCTGGAAAAATAATTAATGAGATTCCAGTTGTAGAGAATTTATCGGCGGTTCCAGAAACAATTGATATTGTGGATGTTTTTAGAAGAAGTGAATTTTTACCAGACGTCGCAAAAGATTTTTTAACAGCGGATGCAAAAGTTTTCTGGGCACAGTTGGGTTTGAGTAGCGATGAGGCGGCAAGAATCCTGCAAGAAAAAGGATTTACGGATATTGTCATGGATCGTTGTATCAAGATTGAATTGAACAAAAAAGCGTGA
- the parE gene encoding DNA topoisomerase IV subunit B — protein MNNEYNDASIQVLEGLEAVRKRPGMYIGSTDSRGLHHLVYEIVDNAVDEALSGYGNEIDVTLHSDNSIEVSDKGRGMPVGMHASGIPTVEVIFTILHAGGKFGQGGYKTSGGLHGVGASVVNALSEWLNVTIVRDGVEYREEFKDGGKPQGTLKKIGKTRKPNGTTVQFLPDAQIFSTLNFSYETLSERLRESAFLLRGVKITLTDLRGEEKVSEVFHFEEGIKEFVEYLNEDKDTLTPVVYFSGEREGIEVEFSYQYNDGYSENLLSFVNNVRTKDGGTHESGMKTSMTKAYNEYARKSGLLKEKDKNLEGTDFREGLSAVLSVRILENLLQFEGQTKEKLGTPAARGAVDSVIGEQMGFYLQENSENSQMLVRKAIKAREAREAARKAREESRNGKKRKKGESLLSGKLTPAQSRNAAKNELFLVEGDSAGGSAKQGRDRKFQAILPLRGKVINTEKAKMQDILKNEEINTMIYTIGAGVGPEFSIEDCNYDKIIIMTDADTDGAHIQVLLLTFFYRYMKPLIEAGKIYIALPPLYKVSRGTGRKQIIEYAWTDDELKDVTKQVGKGYMLQRYKGLGEMNAEQLWETTMDPEHRTLVRVRIDDAAQAERRVTTLMGDKVEPRRKWIENHVQFTLEEDGSLLDNKEEASIGGVSEQQESEKEADDVKVISLFDE, from the coding sequence ATGAACAATGAATACAATGACGCTTCGATCCAAGTGCTAGAGGGATTAGAAGCGGTTAGAAAACGTCCAGGAATGTATATTGGATCGACTGATAGTCGTGGCTTGCATCATTTAGTTTATGAGATCGTAGACAATGCAGTTGATGAAGCATTATCAGGGTATGGAAATGAAATTGATGTGACACTTCATTCTGATAATAGTATTGAAGTTAGCGACAAAGGACGAGGAATGCCTGTTGGGATGCATGCTTCAGGAATTCCAACTGTTGAGGTAATCTTTACGATTCTTCATGCTGGTGGTAAATTTGGTCAAGGCGGCTATAAAACTTCAGGAGGACTACATGGTGTAGGTGCCAGTGTAGTAAATGCGTTATCTGAATGGTTAAACGTCACGATTGTTCGGGATGGTGTTGAGTACCGCGAAGAATTTAAAGACGGGGGTAAGCCTCAAGGAACCTTAAAAAAAATCGGAAAGACTCGTAAACCAAACGGAACAACTGTACAATTTTTGCCAGATGCTCAAATTTTTTCGACATTAAATTTTTCTTATGAAACGTTATCCGAACGTCTAAGAGAGTCCGCCTTCTTATTACGTGGAGTGAAAATTACATTAACGGACTTACGTGGTGAAGAAAAAGTATCGGAAGTCTTTCATTTTGAAGAAGGTATTAAGGAATTTGTTGAGTATTTAAATGAAGATAAAGATACGTTGACACCTGTCGTCTATTTTTCAGGAGAACGTGAGGGCATCGAAGTTGAGTTTTCTTATCAATACAATGATGGCTATTCAGAAAATCTTCTTTCCTTTGTAAATAACGTACGAACAAAAGATGGCGGTACTCATGAATCAGGTATGAAAACTTCTATGACTAAGGCGTATAACGAATACGCTAGAAAATCTGGGTTATTGAAGGAAAAGGATAAAAACTTGGAAGGAACAGATTTTCGTGAGGGCCTTTCTGCTGTTTTGTCTGTTCGTATTCTAGAAAACTTATTGCAGTTTGAAGGTCAAACGAAGGAAAAACTGGGAACACCAGCAGCCCGCGGAGCAGTTGATAGCGTGATTGGTGAGCAAATGGGTTTTTATCTTCAAGAGAACAGTGAAAATAGTCAAATGTTGGTTCGTAAGGCGATCAAAGCCCGTGAGGCCCGTGAAGCTGCTCGCAAGGCACGTGAGGAAAGTCGAAATGGGAAAAAACGAAAAAAAGGCGAATCGCTACTTTCTGGTAAATTAACGCCAGCGCAATCACGAAATGCTGCAAAAAATGAACTCTTCTTAGTCGAAGGAGACTCTGCGGGAGGATCTGCCAAACAAGGACGAGATCGGAAATTCCAGGCAATTTTACCGTTGCGAGGAAAAGTTATTAATACTGAAAAAGCAAAAATGCAAGATATTCTAAAAAATGAAGAAATCAATACAATGATTTATACGATTGGTGCGGGTGTCGGTCCTGAGTTTTCAATTGAAGACTGCAATTACGACAAAATTATTATTATGACCGATGCGGATACCGATGGTGCTCATATTCAAGTATTACTATTAACATTCTTTTATCGCTACATGAAGCCGTTGATTGAGGCAGGAAAGATTTATATTGCTTTGCCGCCTTTATATAAAGTTTCGAGAGGGACTGGACGAAAGCAAATCATTGAATATGCATGGACAGATGACGAATTAAAAGATGTGACAAAACAAGTTGGAAAAGGGTACATGTTGCAACGCTACAAAGGTCTTGGGGAGATGAATGCAGAGCAATTATGGGAAACCACTATGGATCCTGAACACCGTACGCTCGTTCGTGTACGAATTGACGATGCTGCCCAAGCGGAACGTCGTGTAACGACCTTAATGGGAGACAAAGTTGAACCGCGTCGTAAATGGATCGAAAATCATGTTCAGTTTACTTTAGAAGAAGATGGAAGTTTATTGGACAATAAAGAAGAAGCGTCTATTGGCGGAGTATCTGAACAACAAGAATCAGAAAAAGAAGCGGACGATGTAAAAGTAATCAGCTTGTTTGATGAGTAG
- a CDS encoding DUF1803 domain-containing protein has protein sequence MQIYTNNRKTEQLVGQLEVKKLLNYFEQLHEPVILREIRKKFPDMKHLDKHLDFLIDNGFISRKDRRYYFRLEITKEYPLNKEINDFIQEYATKFSREELLVWLGENFWSDEVDKVLAVDFPMPTRERLDSKNVRLVTINRGGELPETLPNYFEHIDQPALFPNLAKLIGDVHAEFFTNQLELILERVISGKKPRRDSIFLQSLLTSQTITSDPDWQVIVPVFENVPSVPFPAEMTKDLQFFFARQLADSLLKEQKSFTYLIKKRS, from the coding sequence ATGCAAATCTATACAAATAATAGAAAGACGGAACAACTAGTTGGGCAATTAGAAGTAAAGAAATTACTCAATTATTTTGAGCAATTACATGAACCCGTGATTTTAAGAGAAATCCGGAAAAAATTCCCTGATATGAAACATTTGGATAAGCATTTGGATTTTTTAATTGATAATGGTTTTATTTCAAGGAAAGATCGGCGATATTATTTTCGTTTAGAGATAACAAAGGAATATCCGTTAAATAAAGAAATCAATGACTTTATTCAGGAATATGCAACCAAGTTCTCAAGAGAAGAACTTTTGGTTTGGCTGGGAGAAAATTTTTGGAGTGATGAAGTAGATAAGGTTCTTGCAGTGGATTTTCCGATGCCAACGCGTGAAAGGTTAGACAGTAAAAACGTTCGATTAGTGACTATTAATCGTGGTGGAGAGTTGCCAGAAACATTACCAAACTATTTTGAGCATATCGACCAACCTGCACTATTTCCAAATTTAGCTAAATTAATCGGAGACGTTCATGCTGAATTTTTTACAAATCAATTGGAGTTGATTCTTGAACGAGTAATTTCAGGAAAAAAACCGCGTCGCGATTCAATTTTTCTTCAAAGTCTATTAACAAGTCAAACGATAACTTCTGATCCTGACTGGCAAGTGATTGTGCCGGTGTTTGAGAACGTTCCTTCAGTTCCTTTTCCAGCAGAAATGACTAAGGACCTGCAATTTTTCTTTGCGCGTCAACTAGCGGATTCTTTATTGAAGGAGCAAAAAAGTTTTACATATTTGATAAAAAAGAGGTCCTGA
- the plsY gene encoding glycerol-3-phosphate 1-O-acyltransferase PlsY, which translates to MKTAILLVLAYLLGSIPSGIWIGKFFFKKDIRDFGSGNSGTTNTFRVLGRTAGLVVFAMDLLKGTLATCLPVIFHLDVNPLWFGLVAVIGHTLPIFAGFKGGKAVATSAGMLLGFAPLFFFYSLVFFLIILFITSMVSAASITSAIFVTISSIIVPFIWPTILPSFNWLLTLVCFALTCYIIYRHKENIQRIKAGTENRVSFGLNKKEK; encoded by the coding sequence ATGAAAACCGCGATACTTTTAGTCTTAGCCTATCTTTTAGGTTCTATCCCCTCTGGTATTTGGATCGGAAAATTTTTCTTTAAGAAGGACATACGTGATTTTGGCAGCGGCAATTCGGGGACTACCAACACATTTCGTGTATTGGGCAGAACAGCAGGACTTGTTGTTTTCGCAATGGACTTATTGAAGGGAACCTTAGCAACATGTTTGCCAGTCATTTTTCATTTAGATGTGAATCCGCTGTGGTTTGGTTTAGTAGCGGTCATTGGGCACACGTTGCCTATTTTTGCAGGATTCAAGGGAGGAAAGGCCGTTGCCACCAGTGCGGGTATGCTGCTAGGTTTTGCTCCACTGTTTTTCTTTTATTCGCTAGTATTTTTTTTAATCATTCTTTTTATCACCAGCATGGTCAGTGCAGCTAGTATTACTTCGGCAATCTTCGTAACTATTTCGTCTATTATCGTGCCTTTTATTTGGCCTACGATTTTACCATCCTTTAATTGGCTTCTGACGCTCGTGTGTTTTGCCTTAACTTGTTACATTATTTATCGCCACAAAGAAAATATTCAGCGAATCAAGGCCGGGACTGAAAACCGTGTTTCTTTTGGATTAAATAAAAAGGAGAAATAA
- a CDS encoding manganese-dependent inorganic pyrophosphatase — protein sequence MGKVLIFGHQNPDTDAIGAAIAYANLQKELGVDAEAVALGTPNEETQFALDHFGLTAPRVVEKMAVEASDVMLVDHNEFQQSAADIEELNILAVVDHHRIANFQTANPLYYRAEPVGCTSTIVLKLYKENNIAVPAKIAGMMLSAIVSDTLLFKSPTCTQEDIDAANELAEVSGVDLNSYGLDLLKAGTNLGTKTEAELLDLDAKSFPMADKTVRIAQVNTVDLAEVFIRQEALRDAMLEENVKNGYDLFLLLVTNVLDSDSELLVAGEPREMVTEAFQVKLENDRAFLPGVVSRKKQIVPQLTEAFEK from the coding sequence ATGGGAAAAGTTTTAATTTTTGGACATCAAAATCCGGATACAGATGCAATCGGAGCAGCGATTGCTTACGCCAACTTGCAAAAAGAATTGGGTGTCGATGCAGAAGCAGTGGCGCTAGGAACACCAAATGAAGAGACGCAATTCGCTTTGGACCACTTCGGTTTGACGGCTCCTCGTGTGGTAGAAAAAATGGCGGTTGAAGCAAGTGACGTTATGCTAGTCGACCATAATGAATTCCAGCAAAGTGCCGCTGATATTGAAGAATTAAATATATTGGCAGTAGTGGATCATCACCGGATCGCAAATTTCCAAACAGCAAATCCTCTTTACTACCGTGCTGAGCCTGTGGGCTGTACTTCTACGATTGTTTTAAAGCTTTATAAAGAAAACAATATTGCTGTTCCAGCGAAAATTGCAGGTATGATGTTATCAGCAATTGTATCTGACACGTTGCTATTCAAATCACCAACATGCACGCAAGAAGATATTGATGCAGCTAACGAATTAGCTGAAGTTTCAGGAGTCGATTTAAATAGTTATGGACTTGACTTATTAAAAGCAGGAACGAACTTAGGCACTAAAACAGAAGCAGAATTGTTAGACTTAGATGCTAAATCATTCCCGATGGCTGACAAAACAGTTCGTATTGCTCAAGTAAATACTGTTGATCTTGCAGAAGTGTTTATACGTCAGGAAGCGCTACGGGATGCTATGTTAGAAGAAAACGTCAAAAACGGATATGATCTATTCTTATTGCTTGTTACGAATGTATTGGATTCTGATTCGGAACTTTTGGTAGCAGGAGAGCCGAGAGAAATGGTCACAGAAGCATTTCAGGTGAAGCTTGAAAATGACCGTGCTTTCTTACCAGGAGTAGTATCACGGAAGAAACAAATCGTTCCTCAATTGACGGAAGCATTTGAAAAATAA
- the pflB gene encoding formate C-acetyltransferase, with protein MGTATNELEKMKNTEKSAWEGFKGHLWKSEINTRDFIQANYTPYEGAADFLADPTESTNELWGKLQELQKQERENGGVLDMEADIVSAANAYGAGYIDESMKEKETIVGIQTDKPLKRAFMPYGGIRMAEESLERYGYTPNPKYTEIFNDYHKTHNQAVFDVYTPEIRAARRAKIITGLPDTYGRGRIVGDYRRVALYGIDYLMEQKLKDHANSGHGQFTEEDIRLREEISDQYKALKRIKEMAEAYGFDISRPAENATEAVQWTYFGYLAAIKEQNGAAMSIGRVSTFLDIYIQRDIENGTMTEEQAQELIDHLVMKLRMVKFARIPSYNELFSGDPVWATLSIAGMGMDGRTLVTKNDFRFLHTLENMGPSPEPNLTVLYSSRLPEGFKDYAAKISIDTSSIQYENDDVMRPVWLDDYAICCCVSATQTGKEMQFFGARANLAKALLYAINGGVDEKSKAQVGPDLRPIESDEALDFDDVMAKYDDMLEWLAGMYVNTLNAIHYMHDKYYYEAAELALMDTNLKRTFATGIAGFSHVVDSLAAIKYAKVFPVRDEDGIVTDFKIDGDFPKYGNDDMRADDLAVWLLKTFMEKLEHYHTYRNSEPTTSILTITSNVVYGKATGAMPDGRKAGEPLAPGANPSYGAEQNGLLASLNSLTKLPYEYALDGISNTQSINPDALGHDEDERIENLTNVLDGYFDQGAHHLNVNVFGKEKLVDAMEHPEKEEYANFTIRVSGYAVKFIDLTREQQEDVISRTFHAKM; from the coding sequence ATGGGAACTGCAACAAATGAACTAGAAAAGATGAAGAACACTGAGAAGTCTGCATGGGAAGGCTTTAAGGGGCATCTGTGGAAGAGTGAAATCAATACTCGTGATTTTATTCAAGCAAACTACACACCTTATGAAGGCGCTGCCGATTTCTTAGCAGATCCAACAGAATCAACAAACGAATTATGGGGCAAGCTACAAGAACTTCAAAAACAAGAACGTGAAAACGGCGGCGTATTGGATATGGAAGCAGATATTGTCTCTGCAGCCAATGCTTATGGTGCTGGATATATTGATGAAAGTATGAAAGAGAAAGAAACAATCGTCGGTATTCAAACAGACAAACCATTAAAACGTGCATTCATGCCTTATGGTGGTATTCGTATGGCAGAAGAATCGCTTGAAAGATACGGTTACACTCCAAATCCTAAATACACTGAAATCTTTAATGATTATCACAAAACGCACAATCAAGCAGTTTTCGATGTATATACGCCTGAGATTCGTGCGGCTCGTCGTGCGAAAATTATTACGGGACTTCCTGATACTTACGGACGTGGTCGAATTGTTGGAGATTACCGTCGTGTAGCTCTATACGGAATTGATTATTTAATGGAACAAAAATTAAAAGATCATGCAAATTCTGGACACGGTCAGTTTACAGAAGAAGACATTCGTTTGCGTGAAGAAATCAGCGATCAATACAAAGCATTGAAACGTATCAAAGAGATGGCAGAAGCCTATGGGTTTGATATTTCTCGTCCAGCTGAAAATGCGACTGAAGCTGTACAATGGACATATTTTGGCTACTTAGCTGCCATTAAAGAACAAAATGGTGCTGCAATGTCAATCGGACGTGTATCTACTTTCTTGGATATTTATATCCAACGCGATATTGAAAATGGAACAATGACTGAAGAACAAGCGCAAGAATTAATTGATCATTTAGTAATGAAATTACGTATGGTTAAATTTGCTCGGATTCCTTCATATAATGAATTGTTCTCTGGCGACCCAGTTTGGGCAACACTTTCAATCGCAGGTATGGGTATGGACGGACGTACTTTAGTTACTAAGAATGATTTCCGTTTCCTACACACGTTGGAAAACATGGGACCATCCCCAGAACCGAACTTGACTGTATTATATTCTTCTCGTTTACCTGAAGGATTTAAGGACTACGCAGCGAAAATCTCGATCGATACTTCTTCGATCCAATACGAAAATGATGATGTTATGCGCCCAGTGTGGTTAGACGACTATGCGATCTGCTGCTGTGTGTCTGCTACACAGACAGGGAAAGAAATGCAATTCTTTGGTGCTCGTGCCAACTTAGCTAAAGCTTTGTTGTATGCGATCAACGGTGGGGTCGATGAAAAATCTAAAGCGCAAGTCGGTCCTGATCTGCGTCCAATTGAATCAGATGAAGCATTGGACTTCGACGACGTGATGGCTAAATATGATGATATGTTAGAATGGTTAGCTGGAATGTATGTGAATACTTTAAATGCGATTCACTATATGCATGATAAATATTATTATGAAGCGGCTGAACTAGCCTTAATGGATACGAACTTGAAACGTACTTTTGCAACAGGAATTGCTGGATTCTCTCATGTTGTTGACTCATTGGCTGCAATCAAGTATGCGAAAGTATTCCCAGTTCGTGATGAAGATGGTATCGTTACTGACTTTAAGATAGATGGCGATTTCCCTAAATACGGAAATGACGACATGCGTGCAGATGATTTAGCCGTTTGGCTATTGAAGACATTCATGGAGAAATTAGAACACTATCATACTTACCGTAATTCAGAACCAACAACATCAATTTTAACGATTACTTCAAATGTTGTTTACGGAAAAGCAACTGGAGCAATGCCTGATGGACGTAAAGCAGGCGAACCGCTAGCTCCTGGAGCAAATCCTTCTTACGGTGCTGAGCAAAACGGACTATTAGCATCTCTTAACTCGTTAACAAAATTACCTTATGAATACGCGTTAGATGGTATTTCAAATACACAAAGTATTAATCCAGATGCTTTAGGTCACGATGAAGATGAACGTATTGAAAACTTGACGAACGTTTTAGACGGCTACTTTGATCAAGGGGCTCATCATTTAAACGTGAACGTTTTCGGAAAAGAAAAATTAGTCGATGCAATGGAACATCCAGAAAAAGAAGAATATGCTAACTTTACAATTCGGGTTTCTGGCTACGCTGTTAAATTTATTGATTTAACACGTGAACAACAAGAAGATGTAATCAGTCGTACATTCCACGCAAAAATGTAA
- the parC gene encoding DNA topoisomerase IV subunit A, whose protein sequence is MDTKSSIQELTLEEVMGDRFGRYSKYIIQERALPDIRDGLKPVQRRILFAMNKDGNTYDKGFRKSAKSVGNIMGNYHPHGDSSIYDAMVRMSQDWKLRQVLIEMHGNNGSMDGDPPAAMRYTEARLSQLSGEMLNDIEKETVDFVWNFDDTEKEPTVLPAAYPNLLVNGSTGISAGYATEIPTHNLSEVIDGAIYLIDHPNASLDKIMDYIPGPDFPTGGILQGKAEIKKAYETGKGKVILRSKTSIEPLKGGKQQIVIHEIPYEVNKAVLVKKMDEIRLNKKIDGIAEVRDESDRTGLQVVVELKKDANAEGILNYLFKNTDLQINYNFNMVAIDNMTPQQVGLKHILESYVEHRKSVITKRSQYELTKALKRQHIVEGLIKALSILDEVIATIRGSKDKKDAKSNLVERFDFSEEQAEAIVTLQLYRLTNTDITQLEKEADELASEIKELHLILNSEKELHKVMKQELRQIKKNYGNPRLTKIEDEISEIKIETEVLIAQEDVIVTLTKEGYLKRSSVRSYNASRPDEHGMKDGDSIIFIDKLSTLDHLLILTNHGNMIYRPIHEITELKWKDVGEHISQTITNLSMSEEIIAAFPYKEIDANKLFIFMSKEGMIKQTRMSEFSPWRTYRSRPTAAMKMKNDSDQIVSVFLTSDVRNVDVFIASHRAFGLRYPLEEVPVVGAKAAGVKAINLKEGDYVVSGALVPSEGDSPILLLSQRGAAKRMLAQELPQLGRAKRGLMIFRELKKNPHRLVYMTTYTEGTLILTTNKGIEKELEISKVAISDRISNGTFTIDEKQDGALFYAYHPQELIEE, encoded by the coding sequence ATGGATACGAAAAGTTCAATTCAAGAATTAACATTGGAAGAAGTAATGGGGGACCGTTTTGGCCGCTATTCAAAATATATTATTCAAGAAAGAGCACTACCTGATATTCGTGATGGTTTGAAGCCTGTACAGCGACGAATTTTGTTTGCTATGAATAAAGATGGGAACACTTATGATAAAGGGTTCCGAAAATCAGCTAAATCTGTCGGTAATATTATGGGGAATTACCATCCGCATGGGGATAGTTCCATATACGATGCAATGGTTCGGATGAGCCAAGATTGGAAGCTGCGTCAAGTTTTAATTGAAATGCACGGAAATAATGGTTCAATGGACGGAGATCCGCCGGCGGCTATGCGTTATACAGAAGCGAGATTATCACAATTAAGCGGCGAGATGCTTAATGACATCGAGAAAGAAACCGTTGATTTTGTTTGGAACTTTGATGATACAGAAAAAGAACCCACCGTTTTACCTGCAGCTTATCCTAACTTATTAGTGAATGGCTCAACCGGTATTTCTGCTGGTTATGCAACTGAGATACCTACACATAATCTGTCTGAAGTAATTGATGGTGCGATTTACTTGATCGATCATCCGAATGCATCTTTAGATAAGATTATGGACTATATTCCTGGACCAGATTTCCCTACAGGTGGAATTTTACAAGGGAAGGCTGAAATAAAAAAAGCCTATGAAACAGGTAAAGGAAAAGTTATTTTACGCTCTAAAACGTCTATCGAGCCACTAAAGGGCGGTAAACAGCAAATTGTTATTCATGAAATTCCTTATGAAGTTAACAAAGCAGTTTTGGTTAAAAAAATGGACGAAATTCGATTGAATAAAAAGATCGACGGCATAGCTGAAGTACGTGATGAGTCTGATCGTACCGGATTGCAGGTAGTTGTAGAGTTAAAGAAAGATGCCAATGCAGAAGGTATTTTAAATTATTTATTCAAGAACACGGACTTACAAATTAATTATAATTTCAATATGGTAGCGATTGATAATATGACGCCGCAACAAGTCGGCTTAAAACATATTTTAGAGAGCTATGTTGAGCATCGTAAATCTGTGATCACGAAGCGCAGTCAATATGAACTTACAAAGGCTTTAAAACGACAACATATTGTTGAAGGCTTGATAAAAGCTTTATCGATTCTTGATGAAGTGATTGCAACCATTCGCGGAAGTAAGGATAAAAAAGATGCGAAAAGCAACTTGGTTGAACGTTTTGATTTCAGTGAAGAACAAGCTGAGGCAATTGTGACGTTGCAACTTTATCGATTAACAAATACAGATATTACTCAATTAGAAAAAGAAGCAGATGAATTAGCTTCTGAGATTAAAGAATTACACTTGATTCTGAATAGCGAGAAAGAATTACACAAGGTAATGAAACAAGAGTTGCGTCAAATTAAAAAGAATTATGGCAATCCTCGTTTAACAAAAATCGAAGATGAAATTAGTGAAATTAAAATTGAGACAGAAGTACTGATAGCTCAAGAAGATGTCATTGTGACACTCACAAAAGAAGGCTACTTAAAACGAAGCAGTGTGCGTTCGTATAATGCTTCGCGTCCAGATGAGCATGGAATGAAAGATGGCGACTCGATTATATTTATTGATAAATTAAGCACTCTGGACCATTTACTGATTCTCACAAATCATGGAAATATGATTTATCGACCAATTCACGAAATCACCGAATTGAAGTGGAAAGACGTTGGCGAACATATTTCGCAAACAATTACTAATTTATCAATGAGCGAAGAAATCATTGCCGCATTTCCTTACAAAGAAATCGATGCCAATAAGCTCTTCATCTTTATGAGTAAAGAGGGGATGATCAAACAGACTCGTATGTCTGAATTTTCTCCTTGGAGGACGTATCGTAGTCGACCAACCGCAGCAATGAAAATGAAAAATGATTCCGACCAAATTGTTTCTGTCTTCTTGACAAGCGATGTTCGCAACGTAGATGTTTTCATTGCGTCACATCGTGCGTTTGGATTACGGTATCCTTTAGAAGAAGTTCCAGTTGTTGGGGCGAAGGCTGCTGGAGTCAAGGCAATTAACCTAAAAGAAGGGGATTATGTCGTATCTGGTGCGTTGGTACCATCGGAAGGCGACTCGCCAATTCTTTTACTTAGTCAACGGGGAGCCGCAAAACGGATGCTTGCCCAAGAGTTGCCGCAGTTAGGCAGAGCAAAACGTGGTCTGATGATTTTCCGTGAGTTGAAAAAGAATCCGCATCGTTTGGTGTACATGACTACGTATACAGAGGGAACACTCATTTTGACTACCAATAAAGGAATTGAGAAAGAGTTGGAAATTTCTAAAGTAGCCATTAGTGATCGAATCTCTAACGGAACATTCACAATTGACGAAAAACAAGATGGCGCGCTTTTCTATGCGTATCATCCGCAAGAATTGATTGAAGAATAA
- the pflA gene encoding pyruvate formate-lyase-activating protein — MSTVAEQPIVGNVHSIESFGSVDGPGVRFIVFMQGCRMRCQFCHNPDTWKINDPKSKKRTADDILKEALNYQSYWGKKGGITVSGGEPLLQIDFLIDLFKKAKEMGINTTLDSCGKPFTFEEPFFSKFEELMEYTDLILFDIKQIDNQKHKELTGHTNDNILEMAKYLSDINKPVWIRHVLVPFRSDYDEFLIRLDKFIKSLNNVDKVEILPYHTMGKYKWEEMGLKYPLEGIESPTDDRVENAKKLLHTEDYKGYLKRKN, encoded by the coding sequence ATGTCTACTGTGGCTGAACAACCTATTGTCGGAAATGTCCATTCAATCGAGAGTTTCGGATCTGTAGATGGTCCAGGGGTGCGCTTTATTGTGTTTATGCAAGGTTGCCGCATGCGCTGTCAATTTTGTCATAATCCAGATACTTGGAAGATCAATGATCCGAAGTCAAAAAAGAGAACCGCTGACGATATTTTAAAGGAAGCGTTGAATTATCAAAGCTACTGGGGTAAAAAGGGTGGAATAACTGTAAGTGGTGGAGAACCTTTGCTGCAAATTGATTTTTTAATTGATTTATTCAAAAAAGCGAAAGAAATGGGAATCAACACGACTTTAGACAGTTGTGGCAAGCCGTTTACTTTTGAAGAGCCGTTCTTTTCCAAGTTTGAAGAATTAATGGAATACACTGATTTGATTTTATTCGATATTAAACAAATTGATAACCAAAAACACAAAGAATTAACTGGTCACACCAATGACAATATTTTAGAGATGGCGAAATATCTTTCAGATATTAATAAGCCTGTTTGGATTCGACATGTATTAGTACCTTTTAGAAGCGACTACGACGAATTTTTAATTCGATTAGATAAATTTATTAAGAGCTTGAATAATGTTGATAAAGTAGAAATTTTGCCCTATCACACGATGGGTAAGTATAAGTGGGAAGAGATGGGACTAAAATATCCTCTAGAAGGAATCGAATCACCAACAGATGATCGTGTAGAAAATGCAAAAAAATTATTGCATACAGAGGATTACAAAGGCTATTTAAAACGTAAAAATTAG